One region of Plasmodium gaboni strain SY75 chromosome 6, whole genome shotgun sequence genomic DNA includes:
- a CDS encoding hypothetical protein (conserved Plasmodium protein, unknown function), translated as MKNVRCLFYFCNLFIHDSDRKTYYNLRINKIPNNNNVERNRLYDIPEDHYNYLEKSRNNEYEDILNEIIYEYEEESLKRKKEEQKRKEELKKREQIKKKENENEKIYNNNNNNNKTNEKPNDIYKNENVNLIPDYFLKNTVKEDETEEKEKDENSSMRDEIKRIERFKENNILNLCNLNYDILNLLLKKELKNINNEDESDNQYNKISLFLETQINRSKGEENLYIDDSVGRYFVNIDDDIINSITEKELHFLKNEIYRSVIFLKYKYLKSYKTAIHNLKQEKKIKTKEINKHVSVVYEDDNNEESLNEDVTNNKNENNDENDNDNNDDDNHFYTNNKSVSNESDNNNLSLDQLEKIDQVLSMQNIQEFIDANQRLNLLKKNYEDLKNFNIFEIIDKNKFLSSFKIKNINFYQYNCSVLYDTMNKFVKGIKKVKDKNNSDENDKNLMENKKNKNQQNDDTINSSSSSSGNYNNNSSEHIQKNYSYICIPKINDFNFFKEENKSIVINLSTNKCDMDNDKNKFPITNELNIETKKGILVLSAHDNNIQVSVRNICDKISYLTQSFVICPHMNYKENDLQNKKIILRIIMLMLFYFNIKHMYVICLDNESSMFLYNFLNAYKNDDNISPNDDNNNLFRSLLFDKNESYKKKNYNNIQDDNYVYARLNEIKFSHIFNDKFVPLFSVKDIFKNYVFLMNKEKYFFDISFFKRSCLFMFLDEHANKKNHVKSTSIQHFFYYKKFDYPYIYNIDNNYCINTLKRFNEILLYLTSWIDIFHTSEEEHNDSQEGDQLNEEDEQKQNDQHPNEQDDEMFGDDKQIEDEYDYDDNDEEFNGSEEDNVENRGYYNDNNEMKSKGHYGNSKSIRS; from the coding sequence atgaaaaatGTGCGTTGCTTATTTTACTTTTGCAATTTATTCATCCACGACAGTGATAGAAAAACATATTACAATTTAAGGATAAACAAAATCCcgaataataataatgtagAAAGGAACAGACTATATGATATACCAGAAGATCACTACAATTATTTAGAAAAGAGTAGGaataatgaatatgaagacattttaaatgaaattatttaCGAGTATGAAGAAGAAAGTCTTAAGAGAAAGAAGGAAGAACAAAAAAGGAAAGAAGAATTGAAAAAGAGagaacaaataaaaaaaaaagaaaatgaaaatgaaaaaatatataataataataataataataataaaacaaatgaGAAACCAaatgatatttataaaaacgAAAATGTTAATTTAATACCAGattattttcttaaaaaCACAGTTAAGGAGGATGAAACTGAAGAGAAGgaaaaagatgaaaattCATCTATGAGAgatgaaataaaaagaattgaaagatttaaagaaaataacatattaaatttatgtaatttaaattatgacatattaaatttgttattaaagaaagaattaaaaaatataaataatgaagacGAATCAGATaatcaatataataaaataagtTTATTTCTTGAAACACAAATAAATAGATCTAAGGGTGaagaaaatttatatattgatgATAGTGTTGGTAgatattttgtaaatattgATGACGATATAATTAATTCAATTACAGAAAAGGaattacattttttaaaaaatgagaTATATAGAAGTGTTatctttttaaaatataagtaTTTGAAAAGTTATAAGACAGCTATTCATAATTTAAAGCAGgaaaaaaagataaaaacaaaagaaataaataagcATGTGTCCGTGGTATATgaagatgataataatgaagaatCATTAAATGAGGATgttacaaataataaaaatgaaaataatgatgaaaatgaCAATGACAATAACGATGATGataatcatttttatacaaataataaaagtgTTAGTAATGAATcagataataataatttatcttTAGATCAACTTGAAAAGATTGATCAAGTATTATCCATGCAAAATATTCAAGAATTTATTGATGCCAATCAAAGACTTAATTTAttgaagaaaaattatgaagatttaaaaaattttaacatatttgaaataatagataaaaataaatttctAAGCAgttttaaaataaaaaatataaatttttatcaataCAACTGTTCGGTGTTATATGACACAATGAATAAGTTCGTTAAaggaataaaaaaagtaaaagataaaaataattctgATGAGAATGACAAAAATTTAATGgagaacaaaaaaaataaaaaccaacaaaatgatgatacaattaatagtagtagtagtagtagtggtaattataataataattcttcagaacatattcaaaaaaattattcatatatatgtatcccaaaaattaatgattttaattttttcaaagAAGAGAATAAATCAATCGTTATTAATCTTTCAACAAATAAATGTGATATGGATAATgacaaaaataaattccCTATTACtaatgaattaaatattGAAACAAAAAAAGGTATACTTGTTTTAAGTGCtcatgataataatatacaagTGAGTGTAAGAAATATCTGTGATAAAATTTCTTACTTAACACAAAGCTTTGTAATATGTCCTCATATgaattataaagaaaatgatttacaaaataaaaaaatcattttaagaattataatgttaatgttattttattttaatattaaacaTATGTATGTTATTTGTTTAGACAATGAAAGCTCcatgtttttatataacttTTTGAATGCATATAAgaatgatgataatatatctCCTAATGACgacaataataatttgtttaGGAGTTTGTTATTTGATAAGAATgaatcatataaaaaaaagaattataataatatacaagATGATAACTATGTATATGCTAGattaaatgaaataaaattctctcatatttttaatgatAAATTTGTTCCCTTATTTTCTgtaaaagatatatttaaaaattatgtcTTCTTAATGAATAAAgagaaatatttttttgacATATCTTTTTTCAAACGTTCTTGTTTGTTCATGTTTTTAGATGAACACGCcaataaaaaaaatcacGTAAAATCAACAAGTATACAacatttcttttattataaaaaatttgattatccatatatatataatatagataataattattgCATAAACACATTGAAACGTTTCAATGAAATTTTGTTATATCTAACATCATGGATAGATATATTTCATACAAGCGAAGAGGAACATAATGATTCTCAAGAGGGGGATCAATTAAATGAGGAAGATGAgcaaaaacaaaatgatCAACACCCAAATGAACAGGATGATGAAATGTTTGGAGACGACAAACAAATAGAAGATGAATATGATTATGATGACAATGATGAAGAATTTAATGGATCAGAAGAAGATAATGTTGAAAATAGGggttattataatgataataatgaaatgAAAAGCAAGGGTCACTACGGAAATTCAAAAAGTATAAgatcataa